Proteins from a genomic interval of Polaribacter sejongensis:
- the aspS gene encoding aspartate--tRNA ligase produces MYRSHSCGELRASHINTEVTLAGWVQKSRDKGFMVWVDLRDRYGITQLIFDEERTPKEMIEKAKSLGREFVIQVTGTVIEREAKNSKMDTGAVEVLVSKLEILNASVTPPFTIEDKTDGGEDIRMKYRYLDIRRNPVKDSLIFRHKVAMEVRKYLSDAEFIEVETPYLIKSTPEGARDFVVPSRMNEGQFYALPQSPQTFKQLLMVGGMDKYFQIVKCFRDEDLRADRQPEFTQIDCEMAFVEQEDILNIFEGLTRHLLKEVNNVEVEKFPRMLYDDAMKLYGNDKPDIRFGMEFGELNAVTQHKDFGVFNSAELVVGIAVPGGNAYTRKEIDNIIKWVKRPQVGALGMIYARVNEDGSFKSSVDKFYDQEDLAKWAEITGAKPGDLVCVLSGETNKVRAQLSALRMELAERLGLRDPKVFAPLWVIDFPLLELDEETGHYHAMHHPFTSPKPGQMELLDTDPGAVKANAYDLVLNGNEIGGGSIRIHDKQMQATMLKHLGFSEEDARAQFGFLMDAFEYGAPPHGGLAFGLDRLVAILGGQETIRDFIAFPKNNSGRDVMIDAPAFIDDDQLKELSLKLNIQK; encoded by the coding sequence ATGTATAGAAGTCATTCTTGTGGCGAGTTAAGAGCATCGCATATAAATACAGAGGTAACCTTAGCAGGTTGGGTACAAAAAAGCCGTGATAAAGGGTTTATGGTTTGGGTAGATTTACGTGATAGATACGGAATTACGCAACTTATTTTTGATGAAGAGCGTACGCCAAAAGAAATGATTGAAAAAGCAAAGTCTTTAGGTAGAGAGTTTGTAATACAAGTTACTGGTACTGTTATTGAGCGTGAAGCTAAGAATTCTAAAATGGATACGGGTGCTGTAGAAGTGTTGGTTTCTAAGTTAGAAATTTTAAACGCATCTGTTACGCCTCCTTTTACAATTGAAGATAAAACGGACGGTGGTGAAGATATTAGAATGAAATACAGATATTTAGATATCCGTAGAAATCCGGTAAAAGACAGTTTAATTTTCCGTCATAAAGTGGCAATGGAAGTTAGAAAGTATTTATCTGATGCTGAATTTATTGAAGTTGAAACACCTTATTTAATAAAATCTACGCCAGAAGGCGCAAGAGATTTTGTGGTTCCTTCTCGTATGAATGAAGGTCAATTTTATGCGTTACCTCAATCTCCACAAACCTTTAAACAACTGTTGATGGTTGGTGGAATGGATAAATATTTTCAGATTGTAAAATGCTTTAGAGATGAAGATTTACGTGCAGACAGACAGCCAGAATTTACACAGATTGACTGTGAAATGGCATTTGTGGAGCAAGAAGATATTTTAAATATTTTTGAAGGATTAACGCGTCACTTACTAAAGGAAGTAAATAATGTTGAGGTGGAGAAATTCCCGAGAATGTTATATGACGATGCAATGAAATTGTATGGAAACGACAAACCAGATATCCGTTTTGGAATGGAATTTGGCGAGTTAAACGCAGTTACACAACATAAAGATTTTGGTGTTTTTAATAGCGCAGAATTGGTAGTTGGTATTGCTGTACCTGGAGGAAATGCATATACAAGAAAAGAAATAGACAATATTATTAAGTGGGTAAAACGTCCGCAAGTTGGTGCTTTAGGAATGATTTATGCGCGTGTAAACGAAGATGGATCTTTTAAATCTTCTGTAGATAAATTCTACGATCAAGAAGATTTAGCAAAATGGGCAGAAATTACGGGTGCAAAACCTGGTGATTTAGTGTGTGTTTTATCTGGTGAAACAAATAAAGTTAGAGCACAATTATCTGCTTTACGTATGGAATTAGCAGAACGTTTAGGCTTAAGAGATCCTAAAGTATTTGCTCCGCTTTGGGTAATAGATTTTCCTTTATTAGAATTAGATGAAGAAACTGGGCATTACCATGCAATGCATCACCCGTTTACTTCTCCAAAACCTGGGCAAATGGAACTGTTAGACACAGATCCTGGAGCAGTGAAAGCTAATGCGTACGATTTGGTTTTAAACGGAAACGAAATTGGTGGTGGTTCTATTAGAATTCACGACAAGCAAATGCAAGCAACTATGTTAAAACATTTAGGTTTTTCTGAAGAAGATGCTAGAGCGCAGTTTGGTTTCTTAATGGATGCTTTTGAATACGGAGCGCCTCCTCACGGTGGATTGGCTTTTGGATTGGATAGATTGGTTGCTATTTTAGGCGGACAAGAAACAATTCGTGATTTTATTGCATTCCCTAAAAATAATTCTGGTAGAGATGTTATGATTGATGCGCCTGCATTTATTGATGATGATCAACTAAAAGAATTAAGCTTGAAATTAAACATTCAAAAATAA
- a CDS encoding DUF6503 family protein, which yields MKRLIIFLLLFTSIASFSQEITGDELLEKSIQFHDPNGNWDTFNGTLFVTMEIPEKSSRKSKIGINLPKEYFSVKATRDTITTEYTVDKGISSFTFNGDNNLSEAIKKKFNLNAERAKMYKNYYTYLFGLPMKLKDEGTIIDQKVAKKTFKGKEYLVLKATYSKEVGKDTWYFYFDPSTYAMEVYQFFKEKKDSGEYILLSGLETINNIKMPKNRAWYYNKDDGYLGTDILSSQK from the coding sequence ATGAAAAGACTAATTATATTCTTACTCCTTTTTACTTCTATCGCTTCTTTTTCTCAAGAAATTACAGGTGATGAATTGTTAGAAAAATCAATTCAATTTCATGATCCGAACGGAAATTGGGATACCTTTAATGGAACACTTTTTGTTACCATGGAAATTCCTGAAAAATCGAGTAGAAAAAGTAAAATAGGCATTAATTTACCCAAAGAATATTTTTCTGTAAAAGCAACTAGAGACACAATTACTACAGAATACACTGTAGACAAAGGCATTTCTAGTTTTACTTTTAATGGTGATAACAATCTGTCTGAAGCAATTAAAAAGAAATTTAATTTAAATGCTGAACGTGCCAAAATGTATAAAAATTATTATACGTATTTGTTCGGTTTACCGATGAAGTTAAAGGATGAAGGTACAATTATTGATCAAAAAGTAGCAAAGAAAACATTTAAAGGAAAAGAATATTTGGTTTTAAAAGCAACGTATTCTAAAGAAGTTGGCAAGGATACTTGGTACTTTTATTTTGATCCAAGCACGTATGCGATGGAAGTGTATCAGTTTTTTAAAGAGAAAAAAGATAGTGGCGAATACATTTTACTTTCTGGTTTAGAAACAATCAACAATATTAAAATGCCCAAAAATAGAGCTTGGTATTATAATAAAGATGATGGTTATTTAGGAACCGATATTTTATCATCACAAAAATAA